The following proteins come from a genomic window of Misgurnus anguillicaudatus chromosome 10, ASM2758022v2, whole genome shotgun sequence:
- the LOC129449042 gene encoding uncharacterized protein — MSEVNPPTEKVSVTVPESETPPLKQDTGPATGGLRLRSVPGACLLFAGLLLIVGIGIAVGGYWNSQPRRPTPLHVSTGRTSSEKLKLIGPVIMGVGLFIFICANTILYENRDQELRQEPSHGQVENQEILPLVQQTQKHSNSNSKWFSQTELNTNTHTLNLSELNIHCLDEGVDLPTLRCSSPSSCNSGQVNMETRPSFNDHRNLETLTLPVIKLNDCLIGSLDPEAPPLPERTYRNKLGLEGVEVTLLNPTDLSLKTVEKAELKDW; from the coding sequence ATGTCTGAGGTAAATCCTCCCACAGAAAAAGTCTCTGTTACTGTGCCAGAGTCAGAGACTCCACCCCTAAAGCAGGATACAGGGCCTGCGACTGGTGGACTGCGACTGCGATCCGTACCAGGGGCTTGTTTGCTGTTCGCTGGGCTTTTGCTAATAGTAGGAATCGGCATTGCTGTGGGAGGTTATTGGAACAGTCAACCACGCCGACCAACACCACTTCATGTTTCAACCGGACGCACCTCTTCAGAGAAACTGAAACTAATTGGTCCTGTCATCATGGGAGTGGgccttttcatttttatttgtgcCAATACAATTCTCTATGAGAATCGTGACCAGGAACTACGTCAGGAACCATCACACGGCCAAGTAGAGAACCAGGAGATCCTCCCTCTGGTACAACAAACTCAGAAACACAGCAATAGCAATTCAAAGTGGTTTTCGCAAACAGAATTAAACACCAATACACATACACTGAACTTGTCTGAGCTCAACATCCATTGCCTGGATGAAGGTGTGGACCTTCCGACCCTTAGGTGTTCTTCTCCATCCTCCTGTAACTCCGGACAGGTAAACATGGAGACACGACCCTCTTTCAACGATCACAGGAACTTGGAAACATTAACATTGCCTGTTATCAAACTTAATGACTGCCTGATTGGCTCCTTAGACCCAGAGGCTCCGCCTCTTCCAGAACGGACATATCGAAACAAGTTGGGACTGGAAGGTGTGGAAGTCACATTATTGAATCCCACAGACTTATCTCTAAAGACAGTGGAAAAAGCAGAGCTGAAGGATTGGTAG